The genomic stretch AAGAGCTGTTGCTGTTAAATGGTTCATCTGCAGGCGCGAGGCCCAAAATTGTCGCAGGGGTGAGTGAGAACAAGAAAAAGGTGATTCATGGCATTCAAGAGCTTCCAAAAGATTTTTCCCATTGGGTGATTAAGTTTCCATCCACAATAGACCCTAACGATATCGGTGCAGTTGAATATGCTTATAGCCTCATGGCCAAAGCTGCAGGCATCGAAATGCCAGAAACACATCTGTTTGAGAGTGAAGCGGGCAGCCGTTATTTTGGAATCAGACGTTTTGATCGCCAAGGCAATAAACCAGTGCACATGCATAGCTTATGTGGACTGATTCATGCGGATCACCGTACACCAAGCCTTGATTACGAAATGGTTTTGCGAGTTACGCAAGCATTGACGAAGAATATGATAGAAGTCGAAAAAGTTTTTCGATTGGCTTGCTTTAACGTGCTGGCACATAATCGTGACGATCACAGCAAAAATTTTTCTTATGTTCTAAATGATCAGAATGAATGGCAGTTTGCCCCCGCCTATGACCTTACCTTTTCTTACGGCCCGAGTGGTGAGCAAAGCATGCTTGTTGTTGGTGAAGGAAAAAAGCCAGGGGTTGATCACCTTTTACAACTGGGCAAGAAGTTTTCGCTCAGCAATGCCGAGGAGACTATAGAACAAGTTCAGAGTGTTGTTTTTCAGTGGGCGCGGTATGCTCAGGAAGCAGGAGTGACTAAAGGTTCAGCCGATAAAATTTCAAAGCAAATTAATTCCAGAATTTAATTTTTGTGTTTCTTACCAGCTCATTGGGTGTTTTAACGGATTGTAAAAGGTGCACTCGTAAATAACTTGGGGTGCTTCACTCTGTATTTGGCAGGCAATAAACAATTCAACCTCTTGCTTCCCCCCCAGCTTCTCTTTTATTTTATTTAAATTCACGAGGGCTTCTTTAGGGTATTCTGCCGTCTTGGCCTCTATTAATTTAATTTTATCTCCTCTTTCCAACACGAAATCAACTTCAAGACTGTTTTTATCTCTCAAAAAAATAGAGATCGCTTGAAATTATTTAACTCTGCCTGACGAGATAGTTCGTTATAAACAAAGTTTTCAAATAGCGCGCCATAATAATGGGAGTTGCGCATCTCTTCATCACTATGAATATTGAGCAAAAAATTCAAAAGCCCCTGATCTTTTAGATACACTTTAGGGGACTTAATCAAGCGTTTTAGCTGATTATTAAAATAAGGTTCCAGTGTTGTGAAAATATTACTTGCCTGTAATACATCAAACCATTTTTTGCCTGTTGCCGATGTAACCCCCGCATGGAGAAAAGTGAAAGACCTGATCACAACTTGAAACAGATCGAGAGTTTTGTTTCTCGCCTGGATGTTTTAGATTATGGCCAGAAAGCAGCGTCTCATTATGGAGATATCCGTGTTGATTTGGAGCGTAGAGGAGTAACGATTGGTGTGAACGATTTACATATTGCTGGGCATGCAAGAAGTGAGGGGCTGACGTTAGTTACAAATAACCTCCGTGAGTTTGAGCGGGTTGAGGGATTGCGGTTGGATAATTGGGTGTTATAGCCGAGTGATGCAGAAAATATAGACGATATCGAATTCTCGGCAGATGGCGCAAGCTTATCCGCCCTACGTTTTCAACAACGCAATCAATGACACTGACCCCTTTGATTTCACAAAATATAAATTTACCACGGTGTGGTTGAATAGGTGTTGGTATAATAAAAATGATATGGATGGAAAATTTCGAGAAATAAAACTGATGGTTTTTCGGGGTTAAAAAACAAAAAAGCAAGAGAGTTGCCTCTCTTGCTTTTCAGTTCTGGTGCATGGAATGCATTATTTGATGTGGTTAAATATTATTTTTTTCAATTGCGGTGATAGCAACGGTACTGCTAACTGTGCCAGTGGCATCAGCATCATTAGTCCATATTATGCCTGTAGCATTTGGAGTAGGGGTTACAATAAATACTAAACCATCCACACCAGTAGTGATGCCAGTCGCAAAAGTTACGGTGATTACGCCCTCATCGACTGCGGCACTTGCAACTTCTTTGGTTGCAATAAAAGTAGGAATGTCGTTTGAGTTAGTATCACAACCAGCCGCCGCACCACCACTTTCTTGAATACATAGAGAAATAGCTGTTTTCAGGCTACTTATAGAGGCTAAAGCATTTCCAACCTTAGCTTTTACGGTATAATCTGAATAAGCTGGAATCGCCACAGCGGCCAAAATACCAATAATCGCTACAACGATCATCAATTCAATCAGTGTAAAACCTTTTTGTGCTTGAGCTTTCATTTTGCAAATTTGTGTATTCATAAAAATATCTCCAGTAGTGTATTTGAGTTTGCTTCGTTAACAGCGGCATTTTTCTAGTAAAATTTAATCTTAACTAGAAGTGCCGCATTACATTTTGTATAGCATGTTGCGTGCCAGCTTCTACTAAATTAGTTTTTAAATGACAAATGTTTTATAAAGAACAACTCGTTGCACTACTTCGACTCTTGCTTGGTGATATCAAGACAGGGCTGCCACAGTGATGATTGATGCTGGTTATGAGCAATATGTGCTGAAAATGCGCAGGTTTTGATGTGTGTTTATGACTGTTTTTGTAAAATATATTTTAAACCATTGCACCACCCGATGTAGGGGCGAACCTATGTGTTCGCCCATGTTTAGGGGAATCGCCCGAACCAGAGCATCGAATACACAGAACAGCTTTATAAAACCATATCAGGTATAGCAGATAACCCTGATATTGGACGGTATCGCTACGGGCTGCAAAGATTCATGAGGTTTTCCAGTAGTTACCAAATGGTTTTAACGTGCTCGTATTTAATTATTTTTTTGTCTGCCGTAACCAAAGAAACAGCGAGTTTTCTAGCCGTTGCTACAATGATTCGGTCGGCAGGGTCTTTGTGAAAATCACCAGGTAATTGAGTCGCCTTGATACCAATTTCGTTATCGACGGCAATAAATCGCAACCCATCTATCTCTGTGACTTCACTTATCCAGCTTTCAACATCCATACTCAAAACTAAACGGCCTTTTTCTATCAACATGGCAATTTCCCATGCTGATATAGAAGAGATAATAACCTCACTGTCTGCGCTCAAAGTATTTTCAATGGCTTCCCTGGCGGCGACTGATAGCTGATTGTCGCCACTGACAAACCAAACTAAAACATGCGTATCTATAACAATCATTATGCATTTTCCCAATCGTCATCAGCGACCGGCCCTGTAGGTGACTCGTACTTCACAACTGTACCCTTTAATATTTCTAGCGGGGTAGCTTGAGACTCTCTTAATTTTCTAATTTCCAGCGTAGGCTTACCACGATTAGTAATTATTCTACGCTTACCGCTTTGCTCTATGTCTCGCAACACCTCAAGAGCATGAGCCTTAAATTCGCTCTTGGAAATCAACTCCATAACAAACACTCCTTTAAGTGACTATTGCATATAGTCACAATAGCAAGCGCAGTGATTATATACAATAGCGCGCTATCCGCCGTCATGGTAAAGAAGCAAGTGGTGCAGTTGGCGGGGCTCAGTGAAGAGCATGTGAATTATTTTTCAAAAAGCTCCACATAGCACTGCACCGCTTCGGCTGAATCTATTTGACCAAATAGACCATTGATCACTGCCAGCATATTGGCTCCTGCTGCAACTAATTGCTTGCCATTTTCAGGTGTAATGCCACCGATGGCGACGATTGGGCAATGGAGTGTTTGATGCGCTTGTTTTAGAAGCGATATGTTCGCTTGCGCCGCATTGGGTTTACTGGAGGATGGGAAAAAAGCTCCGAAGGCGACATAGTCAGCGCCAGATTTTTCTGCTTGAATCGCTTTCTCTAATGAGTTGTAACATGAAATGCCAATGATGGCTTGTGAGCCTAACTCTTTGCGAGCTTGTAATAGTGATGCATCATCATGACCCAGGTGAACGCCATCGGCCTTCACCTGTTTGGCAAGAGTAACATCGTCATTAATAATCAGTGGAATACGGTATTTATCGCAAAGCAGTTTCAATGCGCTGGCTTGTTGTAAGCGCTCGTTGGGTGACAATATTTTATCTCGATATTGAAGTATGGATACGCCACCTTGAAGGGCTTTTTCTACCGTTTCAATTAATGAACTCGAAGGTATTAGCAGGCTATCAGTGATGGCATAGAGTCCGCGCATTACTTAAGACTTTTGTGACCTGTGACTATTGTTGCCACGCGCCCAGAACAGGCGATTGGGAATATGTTGCCCTTTACCCATGCGCTTGCCTGAATTGAGTGTATCCCAAGTGTATTCCTGAGCTTTTTTGATCACTGATCGAATATCCATATTGTGTGCCAGCAAGCCCGCGATGGCAGAAGATAATGTGCAACCTGAGCCATGGTAGCTGTGTGGTAAGCGTGGCCAATGGTAGGTATCAAGCTGTTTGCTTTCACCATAAAGGGTGTTGACAACATCCTTTGTACTTTCGTGCCCGCCGGTGATCAGCACATAGTGACAACCCACCTCCATGAGTGCTGCCGCGCAGCCAGAAAGTGAGCCCTCTTTATCAGCCAAGGCGCGGGCTTCAATGCTGTTCGGTGTCAAAATATGCGTGAATGGGCATAGAAGTTCGACGATGGCATCACAAATAACGCCTGTGGTCAGCGCACCGCCACCGCCAGCGGCGAGAACAGGGTCATATACCACGGGGATTTCAGGGTGGGTTTTTAAAATGGTATGAATCGCTTCGATAATTTTAGTATGGCCAATCATGCCGATTTTAATGGCCGCCACAGGAAGATCTTCCAGCACAGTTTGTGCTTGATCAATGATGAAATTTGGGTCGACGGTTGTGAAGCGTTGTACTTGCCGTGTATTTTGTACGGTAAGGGCGGTAATGATCGGTGCAGTATGACAGCCCATGCTGCTGATGGTTTCTATGTCTGCTTGAATACCCGCGCCACCGCTTGGGTCGCAGCCAGAAAATGTGAGAATAATGGGGGTGGTACTGGATGTAGGCATGAGCATAAAATTTATGTTCTTTTTTGCCATCGTGCTGGATGGCGACTGCCGTGCATTACTGCAACGATGATGAGTAGTTCTTCTTCTATTAGATAATAGATTGCGAAAGGAAAACGATGAATGAGGGCGCGATGAACCTGCTTGTGAACTTCAGCGTATAAATAAGGGTTATCTGATATTATTTCTAATGAAGTTTGAATTTCATCAAGAAAATCATCACCTAAAGATTTTTGCTGTTTTTCATACCATATTGCAGCTTCTTCAATATCTATTTCGGCCTCTGGTCGTATATGTAATCTGTAACTCACAAACTCTTTCTGATCGCTGCGATAGATTCACTGGCTAAGCGACCTTTGTTTCCATCGGACTCATAAGCATCCAGCCGTCGATCAAGTTCATCTTTTTGTTCGTCTGTCACTTTTATTGTGGCTTGATCTACAGCAATACTGTCCCATAGATCTTCCACTAACTTTATTCGTTCAACGATTGGGAGGGCGTGTAGATGGGCTATCATTTTTAAAATTACCGTTTTTTACTGTCTACTAACATTAGAACATAACACAGAACAGGCGTGAGTCGGTATACTGCGGATACTTTACAATATGCACGACTGAACTATGAACAAGCTGAATGCTCCACAAAAAAAAGCAGTGCGTTATCTTGATGGCCCTGTGCTCGTGCTTGCCGGAGCGGGCAGTGGTAAAACGCGAGTGATTACGTACAAAATTGCTTACTTGATTAACGAGTGTGATATTCCCGCGCGGCATATTGCTGCAGTCACTTTTACCAATAAAGCAGCGCGTGAAATGAAGTCACGTATTAGTGAGATGATGAAAGGTAAAAACAGCCGTGGTTTGATGGTTTCCACTTTTCATACGTTGGGGCTGAACATTATTCGTCGAGAGTTAAAAACGTTAGGCTATAAATCTGGCTTTTCCATTTTCGATACGACAGATTCCGCAACATTATTGCGTGAGCTGATGCGGCGTGAGAATGATGATGTCGATGCCGATGTTATCAAACAGATGCAATGGCAAATATCGCGCTGGAAAAATGCATTGATTGACCCAGCAGCGGCACTGGCAGAGGCCAATGTGAGCGGTGATGCTGTACTGGGTTTGAGTGCAACGCTTTATGAAGCGTACCAGCGTCATTTGAAATCTTATAATGCGCTGGATTTTGATGACCTGATTATGCAGCCGGTTCACCTGTTCCAAAATCATCCAGAAGTTCTGGAGCGTTGGCAAAATCGTATTCGCTACCTATTAGTGGATGAATATCAGGATACCAATGCCTGCCAATATACATTGGTTAAACTCTTAGTCGGCCCACGCGCCGCGTTCACAGTGGTGGGGGATGATGATCAGTCGATTTACTCTTGGCGAGGCGCACAACCTGAAAATCTGGCTTTGCTAAAAACAGAATATCCCACGCTTGAAATCATCAAGCTGGAGCAAAATTATCGCTCTTATGGCCGTATTCTCAAAGCAGCCAATAAGCTGATTAGTAACAATCCGCATGTGTTTGAGAAAAAATTGTGGAGTGATATGGGCTATGGCGATCCCATCCGTGTAATTCAGGCACGCGATGAAATGCACGAGGCCGAACGTGTGGTTTCAGAAATTATTAGCCATCGCTTCAAACACCGCACACGCCATAGTGACTACGCCATTCTCTATCGCGGCAATCATCAATCAAGACTATTTGAGCGTATTTTACGAGAGCAAAATGTGCCTTACCGTTTGACGGGCGGCACATCATTTTTTGCATACAGCGAAGTGAAAGACATCATGGCTTATTTGCGCCTGCTGGTGAATCAAGATGATGATAATGCTTTTTTAAGAGTCGTCAATGTACCACGTCGTGAAATTGGGCCGACAACGGTTGAAAAGCTTGCAAGCTACGCCACTGGGCGAGAGATTAGTCTGATGGATGCCTGTTTCGAAATGGGGTTGACCCAGGTGATGAGTGAGCGGGCGATTTCAAAAGTAAAGCAATTTGCCGAGTGGGTGGTGGATACGGGTGATCGAGCGGCGCGTGGCGACCCTATCGCTACCGTTCGAGAGATGATTCAAAGTGTCGGTTACGAAGGGTGGCTTAAAGACAGTTGTAAAGATTTGAAAGCCGCTGAGCGGCGCATGGAAAATGTTACGGAGCTACTGTCGTGGCTGCAAAATATTCATGAAAAAGAAGATGAGGGCGAAGGTAAAAAAAGTCTGGCCGATATGGTCGCGCATATGATGTTGATGGATATCATTGAACGTAATGAAGAGGAAGACACGCAAGACAGCGTACACCTGATGACGCTGCACGCCGCAAAAGGACTGGAATTCCCCAATGTTTTTTTGGTGGGAATGGAGGAGGAGTTGTTGCCACATCGCACCAGTATTGAAGAAGATAATCTTGAAGAAGAGCGACGTTTGGCCTACGTCGGTATTACGCGGGCGCAACATAATTTAACATTCAGTCTGGCTATTCGGCGCAAGCGTTATGGTGAGATGATTGATTGTGCGCCCAGCCGATTTCTTGACGAGCTTCCTGCGGATGATCTGGTTTGGGAAGGTGGAAAAATAGAGGTCGATCCCGAAGAGAGACAGGAGCGAGGTAAAGCACATTTAGCAAATTTGCGTGGGTTGCTTGGTAATTGAACGTGACCATTAAGTCAGGTATCCTACGCCCCTCATTAAGCGCCCGTGGCTCAGCTGGATAGAGCGTCGCCCTCCGGAGGCGAAGGTCACAGGTTCGAATCCTGTCGGGCGCGCCATTTATGCCAAAACTTCAGTTTTTATAGACTGATCATCCCATAAACACATAACCCATAGATAAGCTGCAAACAGAACAAGAAAACTTATAACATAAAAATAAGATCCAACATTCCAAAAAATAGACTCTATCACTGCAAAGCCACCCAGCAGGATTGATATACTAAAAATGGTCAATAGGGTTCTATTCACGCTTAAACCAAAGTCCATCAAAACATGATGCAAATGATCTCTTCCGCCAGAAAAAGGAGATTCTCCACGCCTTAAGCGGCGAATAATCAGGCATAACGTATCCAGAAGAGGTATAGCCAGAATCCAGATGGCAGCAATAGGTTCCACCACCTTTGTCTCACCCTGAGTCAGAACAATAGCGAACCAGCACAAAGCCCCCCCTAAAAACATACTGCCAGCATCTCCCATAAACACAAGCGCCTGCTCTCTTTTGCCCACTCTCAAATTAAACAAAAGAAATGTTGCCACCACACTGGCCAACAGCAATAAAATCAAACCATTGCCACTCTGCCCATTCAAAAAGGCAAGAATACTCATCAGAGAAAATGCTAACATCGCCAGGCTACCGGCCAAACCATCAATACCATCTGTCATATTAAAGGCATTAATCATCCCAACAATAGCAACAATAGTAAATGGCACAGCCCAACTCCCCAAAGCAATAGAGCCATGACCTGTTAACGCACCCAAATCTTCAATAACCACGCCCCCCCAAACGACCATAATGAACGCAGCAATAAACTGAATAATGAAACGTATACGTGTTGAGAGTGAAATATAATCATCAATAGCTCCCATACCCACTAGCAAAGCAGAAGCCACAATAAAAGCCAAAAATGCAGGGTCATTAATGAGTCCCCCTACAAAAACAGCCAATATAAAACCAAAAAACATGGCAATACCACCCACCAGTGGCACTTGCCCACAGTGTGCTTTACGCGAGCATGGATGATCTACAAAACCGATGCGTGATGCTATTGTGCGAAGTGACCAAAGAAACAACCCTGTTGTTACACCCGCAAAACAATAGATTATAAAATTTTGCATCGTATCCTTACCTTAAATTTATAAAATATTTTAAAGTTGTATCGTCAAAAAGTGAAAAAAATTTACTCTTAATTCACATTTGAATTTAGGTATTACAGGCTTTGTTCTTCCAGCAATTTTTTTTCAGCTGCATTAATGAGCATCAACACGATATCCGTATCCTCTGTGGCTGAGATGATGTCACCTCCAGCAAGCCATGCATTGGCATCTTCTGAAATTGCCAGAGCACGGTTAAATAATACTTTTGCTTTCTCATTTTGACTGTTAGCAATACGTTCCGCACTGGCATTAAGAGCTGCACTCGCTTGGCCTAGATGCTGTCGGGCTAGTTTTTGTGGGGTTATTTTTTCAGCTTTTACCTGTTCGACAGGCTTGATATTCTGAGAGGGCGGCGTAAAGCTTTCACCTTCATTTACAATATAAATTTTCCCTCCCATATAGGGGTGGTTCTGACATTGATAGTAAACTTCTTCTGGGGTATCAAGCGTGGGTGTAAAGTGAATGATGCCTTTATGTATAAATTGCTTGCTGATGCCGCTCGTGATGACTCCAGCACCACGCCCTGACTCATTGTTTGAAAAGTAAAAGTCATGTTTAAGACCTGTATTGATCTTGAAACGATATGTTTTATCGCGCGTTAAAACCAAAGTTTTTCCCTGTTCACCGTTCACTTCATAAACTGTATCCAAGGCTTTTTCATACCAAGGGTATGAAGTATTTTTTATAACCGTTTTAACATTGAAAGAGTTCGTACCAGATGCGCTTGTTGTGTTGAACGGACAAAGCATCAGAGTGATAAACACTAAAGAAGCAAATATTATTGAGGCGAATAACTGGCGATTATCAATTGGTGAATGAATCATCTTAGATTCCACAAAAAGTGAGTGAGGAACGATCCTTGTGAATGGGGTGTACCTGTTTTTCGTATCGGTAAATATGGCGTAACTCTTTAGCGGTTCATGGCTTGCATCGTTTCTTCTGCCCACTGAATCGCTTCTGCATAACAGTTGGTGAGTTCGAAAGGTGAAAGGTGACTGAATTTTGCCAAGTCCCAGTCGGCATGTTCATAAGTTAAAATACACTGAAGCGCTTCCCCCATGATGCCCTCTTTTTTGAGAATGGCGCTCGTTACATGGTCTGCTAATGGAATGGTTGCAATCACTTCTTCTATCGGCGTTTCTAATAGAGCATCCAACGCGGAAAATAGACCGACAAGAAATGCAGATTCATCTTTTTCCCCCGCTTTTTGAGTTAATAACTCACACATTTTTGCACGAACCAAAGTGATTAAAATTAATTCGCTCGGCCTATTGTCAACTTTAGTGAGAGCGATTAATGTCGCCCAATTTCTAATTTTAGCCTGACCCAGATAGATAATTGCATCTTGAATACTGGTTATTTTTTTTGGTAAATTGAAAAAAGCAGAGTTCAGATAATGTAGTAATCGAAAGCTGAGCGTAACATCGCAGCTGATGATTCTTGTGAGTTCTTGTACTTCAGCATCAGGTGCTTGTAGTGCAGCAATGAGTTGAATGGTATTGAGGCGGTTTGTGGGTAATTTTTTACCTTTGATAATTCGGGTCTGAGCAAAAAAGTAACCCTGAAAATAATCGAACCCTAACTCTTTGCAAAAAGCGTATTCATCCTGCGTTTCTACTTTTTCTGCTAATAGTTTTTTGATACCCAGTTGACGCAAAATTTTTACATGCTCAGTAATTGTTGGTCTATCTAATGCCAGGATATCAATTTTGATCAAATCAGCAACTTCAACAAGAGGTTTCAGACGCTCGTGGTAAACAAAGTCATCTAACGCGATTCGATAGCCTTTTTTTGAGAGTTTTTTGAGTGATTCAATCAGCTCGTTATCGACTTCAATATCTTCTAATACTTCAACAACGACACGCTCTACCGGGATCGGTAACGGGTATGCACCAATAATAAAATTTCGAGTCGCATTAATAAAAGCATCATGTTGCCCAATAATTTTATCCAGGCCGATCTCAATAAAAGCATTAGAAAGAAGTTGGTAGGTTGCGCTATCACCATCAATAACTTCAGCACTATTTTTTTCACTACTCCGAAACAGAAGTTCGTAAGCAGTTACATTAAGTTTTCGGTCAAATATGGGTTGTCGGCCAATAAAAATATCTAGCATGATGAAGCGTCCTGTGTAAATAGGTTTCTAACCTATCGGCCGCAATCGATTTTACAATAAGACTAATGTCGCTAACCCCAAAAATGCCATGAAGCCAACAACATCGGTGACTGTTGTAAGCATGACGCTGCCACCGAGCGCAGGGTCGGCTCCAAACTTTTTCAACAAGAGTGGAATCATAACCCCCGCAGCGGCTGCAATGACCATGTTGACAACAATGGCAGCGGCGATGATCAAACCAATCTGATAGCTAAACCAAAGCCCTGTAATAATGGCTACAACAATGGCCCATAACACACCATTAATAAACCCCACACTGAGTTCTTTGGTAAATACGCGTGACGCATTGGCTGACCCAACTTGGCCTACCGCCATACCACGAATGACGAGTGTCATAGTTTGACTGCCAGCAATGCCGCCCATACTTGCGACAATGGGCATCAACACGGCAAGCGCAACTATTTTTTCAATGGTGGTTTCAAACAATCCGATCACCCATGAAGCGAGAAAGGCCGTGAGTAAATTAAGCCCCAGCCAGATTGCCCGGTGGCGTGCACTGACCAATACAGGAGCGAACATATCTTCATTTTCATCCAGGCCGCTCATACCCAGCATTGAATGCTCTGTGGAATCACGAATTTCATCGACCACATCATCAATAGTGATGCGCCCAAGCAACTTCCCATATTCATTCACTACGGGGGCGGAAATCAGGTCACGATGTTCAAAAAGATGAGTGACTTTAGAGACCGAAGTGCTCTCAAGCAGTGCTTGCACATCCGACTTCATAACCGTTGCAACTTGCTCTGCAGGTGAATGAGTGAGCAGATCACTGAGCGATAAAACACCAAGATAGAAATCATTGCGATCAACCACAATGAGTTTATCGGTGGTATCAGGAAGTTCACCACGCTTACGCAGATAGCGCATAACAACCTCTAACGTCACATCGCCACGCACGGTCACGGCATCCGTATTCATTAAACCACCCGCGGTATCTTCCGGGTAGGACATGACCGTTTCAAGGCGATGACGATCCTGAACATCCATGGATTGCAATACTTCCTGAAGCACGGCTTCGGGAAGCTGCTGTAAAATATCAGCCAAGTCATCGGCCGCTAATCCCTCAGTGGCGGCAACAAGTTTTTGGGTATCCATTTCATCAATCAGGGCAGAGCGAACATCATCACTCACATGAATCAGTACATCGCCTTCATGCTCACTGCTGACAGCACCCCAGACCAGTTCACGCTCATAAACGGGCAAAGATTCGAGTAAATGCGCGATCTCAGACGGATGCAAACTGCTAAGCATCTGGCGCACGCTAGCCAAAGCACCGCTCTCTAATGTCTCAGTAAGCAGTTTCAGGCGTTCTTGATGATGCTGAGTTGCGATTTCAGGCATTGGTTATCTATTTAGTTTTCGAGGTTTTTATTATGATGATGCATAGTCTAACTGATACAAACACTGTTTTGGGGCGCG from Gammaproteobacteria bacterium encodes the following:
- a CDS encoding HDOD domain-containing protein, producing MLDIFIGRQPIFDRKLNVTAYELLFRSSEKNSAEVIDGDSATYQLLSNAFIEIGLDKIIGQHDAFINATRNFIIGAYPLPIPVERVVVEVLEDIEVDNELIESLKKLSKKGYRIALDDFVYHERLKPLVEVADLIKIDILALDRPTITEHVKILRQLGIKKLLAEKVETQDEYAFCKELGFDYFQGYFFAQTRIIKGKKLPTNRLNTIQLIAALQAPDAEVQELTRIISCDVTLSFRLLHYLNSAFFNLPKKITSIQDAIIYLGQAKIRNWATLIALTKVDNRPSELILITLVRAKMCELLTQKAGEKDESAFLVGLFSALDALLETPIEEVIATIPLADHVTSAILKKEGIMGEALQCILTYEHADWDLAKFSHLSPFELTNCYAEAIQWAEETMQAMNR
- the mgtE gene encoding magnesium transporter, with protein sequence MPEIATQHHQERLKLLTETLESGALASVRQMLSSLHPSEIAHLLESLPVYERELVWGAVSSEHEGDVLIHVSDDVRSALIDEMDTQKLVAATEGLAADDLADILQQLPEAVLQEVLQSMDVQDRHRLETVMSYPEDTAGGLMNTDAVTVRGDVTLEVVMRYLRKRGELPDTTDKLIVVDRNDFYLGVLSLSDLLTHSPAEQVATVMKSDVQALLESTSVSKVTHLFEHRDLISAPVVNEYGKLLGRITIDDVVDEIRDSTEHSMLGMSGLDENEDMFAPVLVSARHRAIWLGLNLLTAFLASWVIGLFETTIEKIVALAVLMPIVASMGGIAGSQTMTLVIRGMAVGQVGSANASRVFTKELSVGFINGVLWAIVVAIITGLWFSYQIGLIIAAAIVVNMVIAAAAGVMIPLLLKKFGADPALGGSVMLTTVTDVVGFMAFLGLATLVLL